The proteins below are encoded in one region of Silene latifolia isolate original U9 population chromosome 2, ASM4854445v1, whole genome shotgun sequence:
- the LOC141641509 gene encoding uncharacterized protein LOC141641509: MGNYASCALVGPQGKKNKGAKVIIPSGEIKQFDQPTKVAELMLEFPNYFLINSKSLQLGKRFNALNADEDLEIGVVYVMFPMQRLNSFVNTADMAALYLAAKRGAHKVIRVAPELDAPQTKEELEGVEEELSEFQHRRSFCRSKKPLLETIVEEVVKSR, translated from the coding sequence ATGGGAAATTACGCATCATGTGCGTTAGTCGGACCACAAGGGAAGAAGAACAAGGGCGCAAAAGTCATAATTCCATCAGGGGAAATCAAGCAATTTGATCAGCCTACAAAAGTAGCAGAACTCATGCTAGAATTTCCCAATTATTTCCTCATTAACTCCAAGTCTTTACAATTAGGGAAGAGATTTAACGCGCTAAATGCAGACGAAGACCTCGAGATTGGGGTCGTTTACGTAATGTTTCCCATGCAAAGGCTTAATTCGTTTGTTAATACGGCTGACATGGCCGCTCTTTACCTTGCTGCCAAACGCGGTGCTCACAAGGTTATTAGGGTGGCTCCTGAGTTAGACGCGCCACAAACGAAGGAGGAGCTAGAAGGGGTTGAGGAGGAGTTGTCAGAGTTTCAACATCGGAGGTCATTTTGTCGGTCTAAAAAGCCTTTGCTTGAGACAATTGTTGAAGAAGTTGTGAAGTCTAGGTGA
- the LOC141643188 gene encoding uncharacterized protein LOC141643188 isoform X3, with amino-acid sequence MEAPCSCRGSLKYAHRICVQTWCNQKGNIICEICLQEFKPGYSTPPPRLPITIIPLRFREPWELPRTDQYNHPPVFGAEHNFFNQIFDDYAAPTASIFCCRIITIIFLVLLVLRHTLPIILNGAVEGEYSFMLYTLLMLRTIGVLLPLFVMFKACSIIRHHRDRRQTPAADFHFSTSDEENELIPPHLPSHLIHIH; translated from the exons ATGGAAGCGCCATGTTCATGTCGTGGTAGCTTGAAG TATGCTCACCGTATATGTGTACAAACGTGGTGCAACCAAAAGGGCAATATTATCTGCGAGATTTGCCTGCAG GAATTCAAGCCTGGTTATTCTACTCCGCCCCCTAGATTACCTATCACTATCATCCCACTTCGTTTCAG GGAACCTTGGGAATTACCGAGGACTGATCAATATAATCACCCACCAGTCTTTGGTGCTGAACATAATTTCTTCAATCAAATCTTTGATGACTACGCAGCTCCAACTGCAAGCATATTCTGTTGTCGGATAATCACAATTATA TTTTTGGTTCTGCTGGTTTTACGCCATACCCTTCCTATCATCCTTAATGGTGCCGTAGAAGGAGAATACTCATTTATGTTATATACA TTGTTGATGCTGAGGACAATTGGGGTTCTGCTGCCATTGTTTGTCATGTTTAAAGCATGTAGCATCATCCGTCATCACAGAGATCGTAGACAG ACACCAGCTGCCGATTTCCATTTCTCAACATCAGACGAAGAAAACGAACTAATACCACCACACCTGCCATCTCATCTAATCCACATTCACTAA
- the LOC141643188 gene encoding uncharacterized protein LOC141643188 isoform X1, with amino-acid sequence MVNKLSNTFLHSFFLCFCCYFVTEYKFTRNHPLMDEDGVLLSGKLALCRICHDEDEPEKMEAPCSCRGSLKYAHRICVQTWCNQKGNIICEICLQEFKPGYSTPPPRLPITIIPLRFREPWELPRTDQYNHPPVFGAEHNFFNQIFDDYAAPTASIFCCRIITIIFLVLLVLRHTLPIILNGAVEGEYSFMLYTLLMLRTIGVLLPLFVMFKACSIIRHHRDRRQTPAADFHFSTSDEENELIPPHLPSHLIHIH; translated from the exons ATGGTTAACAAACTAAGCAATACCTTtcttcattctttctttctttgtttttgttgCTATTTTGTTACAGAATACAAGTTTACAAGAAACCATCCCTT GATGGATGAGGATGGTGTATTGCTTTCAGGGAAACTAGCATTGTGCAGGATTTGTCACGATGAAGATGAACCAGAGAAGATGGAAGCGCCATGTTCATGTCGTGGTAGCTTGAAG TATGCTCACCGTATATGTGTACAAACGTGGTGCAACCAAAAGGGCAATATTATCTGCGAGATTTGCCTGCAG GAATTCAAGCCTGGTTATTCTACTCCGCCCCCTAGATTACCTATCACTATCATCCCACTTCGTTTCAG GGAACCTTGGGAATTACCGAGGACTGATCAATATAATCACCCACCAGTCTTTGGTGCTGAACATAATTTCTTCAATCAAATCTTTGATGACTACGCAGCTCCAACTGCAAGCATATTCTGTTGTCGGATAATCACAATTATA TTTTTGGTTCTGCTGGTTTTACGCCATACCCTTCCTATCATCCTTAATGGTGCCGTAGAAGGAGAATACTCATTTATGTTATATACA TTGTTGATGCTGAGGACAATTGGGGTTCTGCTGCCATTGTTTGTCATGTTTAAAGCATGTAGCATCATCCGTCATCACAGAGATCGTAGACAG ACACCAGCTGCCGATTTCCATTTCTCAACATCAGACGAAGAAAACGAACTAATACCACCACACCTGCCATCTCATCTAATCCACATTCACTAA
- the LOC141643188 gene encoding uncharacterized protein LOC141643188 isoform X2, whose product MDEDGVLLSGKLALCRICHDEDEPEKMEAPCSCRGSLKYAHRICVQTWCNQKGNIICEICLQEFKPGYSTPPPRLPITIIPLRFREPWELPRTDQYNHPPVFGAEHNFFNQIFDDYAAPTASIFCCRIITIIFLVLLVLRHTLPIILNGAVEGEYSFMLYTLLMLRTIGVLLPLFVMFKACSIIRHHRDRRQTPAADFHFSTSDEENELIPPHLPSHLIHIH is encoded by the exons ATGGATGAGGATGGTGTATTGCTTTCAGGGAAACTAGCATTGTGCAGGATTTGTCACGATGAAGATGAACCAGAGAAGATGGAAGCGCCATGTTCATGTCGTGGTAGCTTGAAG TATGCTCACCGTATATGTGTACAAACGTGGTGCAACCAAAAGGGCAATATTATCTGCGAGATTTGCCTGCAG GAATTCAAGCCTGGTTATTCTACTCCGCCCCCTAGATTACCTATCACTATCATCCCACTTCGTTTCAG GGAACCTTGGGAATTACCGAGGACTGATCAATATAATCACCCACCAGTCTTTGGTGCTGAACATAATTTCTTCAATCAAATCTTTGATGACTACGCAGCTCCAACTGCAAGCATATTCTGTTGTCGGATAATCACAATTATA TTTTTGGTTCTGCTGGTTTTACGCCATACCCTTCCTATCATCCTTAATGGTGCCGTAGAAGGAGAATACTCATTTATGTTATATACA TTGTTGATGCTGAGGACAATTGGGGTTCTGCTGCCATTGTTTGTCATGTTTAAAGCATGTAGCATCATCCGTCATCACAGAGATCGTAGACAG ACACCAGCTGCCGATTTCCATTTCTCAACATCAGACGAAGAAAACGAACTAATACCACCACACCTGCCATCTCATCTAATCCACATTCACTAA